One window of the Gimesia chilikensis genome contains the following:
- the aroF gene encoding 3-deoxy-7-phosphoheptulonate synthase, protein MIVVMKPGATEEMVQAMVKRVEEMGLKAHVIVGEERTVIAAAGIKRDSHQEELESCAEVEKVVPIVAAYKVASKETKPEPTVVKTRDLTIGGSHVGVIAGPCSVESEEQILQVAHQVKAAGATGLRGGAFKPRTSPYSFQGMKEDGLKLLALAREETGLAVVTEVMTPHHVDLLCQYADVLQIGARNMQNYHLLQAVGETRLPVLLKRGPAASIEEFLLAAEYILDQGNQQVILCERGIRTFETHTRFTLPLATVPYLHERTHLPVVIDPSHGTGVASLVPPMCAAAIAAGCDGLILEVHPDPSRAMSDGAQSLTPQAFAETMETCRKVAAALGKELG, encoded by the coding sequence ATGATTGTTGTAATGAAACCAGGCGCCACGGAAGAAATGGTTCAGGCCATGGTCAAACGGGTCGAGGAAATGGGCCTGAAGGCACACGTGATCGTTGGTGAAGAACGCACCGTCATCGCGGCCGCGGGTATCAAACGTGACAGCCATCAGGAAGAACTGGAATCCTGTGCAGAGGTCGAGAAAGTCGTCCCGATCGTAGCTGCCTACAAGGTTGCCAGTAAAGAGACGAAACCAGAGCCGACCGTCGTCAAAACCCGGGATCTGACTATCGGCGGTTCACACGTAGGTGTGATTGCCGGCCCCTGCTCCGTAGAAAGCGAAGAACAGATCCTGCAGGTCGCTCACCAGGTTAAGGCAGCAGGCGCGACGGGGCTTCGCGGAGGCGCATTCAAACCACGTACCAGCCCTTACTCTTTCCAGGGAATGAAAGAAGATGGCCTGAAGCTGCTGGCGCTGGCTCGCGAAGAAACGGGACTGGCAGTCGTCACGGAAGTCATGACTCCACATCATGTCGACCTGCTTTGTCAATATGCTGACGTGCTTCAAATCGGTGCCCGGAACATGCAGAATTACCACCTGCTGCAGGCCGTGGGTGAGACACGCCTCCCCGTGCTGTTGAAACGGGGACCAGCCGCATCCATCGAAGAGTTCCTGCTGGCCGCAGAATACATCCTCGATCAGGGAAATCAACAGGTCATTCTCTGTGAACGCGGTATTCGTACTTTCGAAACCCACACTCGCTTCACACTTCCCCTGGCAACAGTACCCTACCTGCATGAACGAACTCACCTGCCTGTCGTAATTGACCCGAGTCATGGTACTGGCGTTGCCAGCCTGGTACCTCCCATGTGTGCCGCTGCTATCGCCGCAGGTTGCGATGGACTGATTCTGGAAGTTCACCCCGATCCATCACGAGCCATGAGCGATGGTGCTCAGTCATTGACACCTCAGGCATTCGCCGAGACCATGGAAACCTGTCGTAAAGTCGCAGCTGCACTCGGAAAAGAGCTGGGATAA
- a CDS encoding 3-keto-disaccharide hydrolase produces the protein MYKNFATFVSSSNASNYSFRLLLMSLVVAVSTSTFAADKKQETGSDKPAAKAKKSKEWVSLFNGKNLDGWKSPQFGGEGEVHVEDGKMILEMGVDLTGATFTDAKKLPETNYEVELQAMRVDGTDFFCGLTFPVKKDPCSFILGGWGGALCGLSSIDGDDASQNSTTTFQTLKKGEWYKVRLQVTDHKIQVWLNDKQIVDQNLKDRKISIRHEVELSRPFGITSFATTAALKNIRLRKLSPEEVAKTAPKK, from the coding sequence ATGTACAAAAACTTCGCGACGTTCGTATCGAGTTCGAATGCTTCTAATTACAGTTTCCGTCTGCTCTTAATGAGCCTGGTAGTTGCAGTTTCCACGAGCACTTTCGCTGCTGATAAAAAACAGGAAACGGGTAGCGACAAACCGGCAGCCAAAGCCAAAAAATCCAAAGAATGGGTCTCCCTCTTTAACGGGAAAAACCTGGATGGCTGGAAAAGTCCCCAATTCGGAGGAGAGGGAGAGGTCCACGTCGAAGACGGGAAAATGATCCTCGAAATGGGTGTCGATCTTACCGGCGCCACATTTACCGATGCCAAGAAGCTGCCCGAAACGAACTATGAGGTCGAGCTGCAAGCCATGCGTGTCGATGGCACCGATTTCTTCTGCGGACTGACGTTTCCGGTCAAAAAAGATCCCTGCTCATTTATTCTTGGAGGCTGGGGTGGTGCTCTGTGTGGACTTTCCAGTATTGACGGCGACGATGCCTCACAGAATAGCACAACCACATTTCAGACCTTGAAAAAAGGGGAGTGGTATAAAGTGCGTCTGCAGGTTACCGATCACAAAATCCAGGTCTGGTTGAATGATAAGCAGATCGTCGATCAGAATCTGAAGGATCGCAAAATTTCGATCCGCCATGAGGTCGAGCTTTCCCGCCCCTTCGGAATCACATCTTTCGCCACCACCGCCGCCTTGAAGAACATCCGCCTGCGGAAACTCTCTCCGGAGGAAGTCGCGAAAACAGCACCGAAAAAGTGA
- a CDS encoding sensor domain-containing diguanylate cyclase yields MYFLIASIIEVFTNHVASGASSASVLAIASVCLLQYVVYTMKMSAVRKENAEFQQHYHDVEEELNDVQSDRAMTLIENHILREFVAQSEFDQTIDLLLKRYVPSIREGLGLYLNRVNGEFKVRDSRGITRNSKAVFEFDERQLKQLKTQNVIILRGQELRNSKIYQCFDEQDKPRIHKLCLLAVYDKNTISGVFLTTNLYPDGVDEQQQIKLAKRLLVCVSRNIVKNQDYESYRFELRVTREQLELRALADQQFKTPVIMLEEFLDRLRLLTNSSRASLFLSTPHDFSNCKSIVDCGMTLQAGVKTRWKEHELTLVRLGLNSGENTSLSGEQLENHGVRSLIGAALVSPLITNRKRIGAICLTNQECQPFDERALRLISWASQFLSNTLLKVLNHANIEKQARQDGLTGLVNRRSFDELIDNAFGRAQAAQSACSLILIDLDHFKSINDTYGHQAGDEVLRRVARILQDRIKEIRSSDNVIAARYGGEELAILLPEIGLAGAERIAEVIRHSIETAAIEFNDTRIPVTASLGLSTYTPQAMESVQTLVAAADGALYQAKSDGRNRVCSLTSAPV; encoded by the coding sequence TTGTATTTTCTTATTGCCTCGATTATTGAAGTATTCACGAACCACGTCGCTTCGGGTGCGTCCAGTGCCAGCGTGTTAGCGATTGCCAGTGTGTGCCTGCTTCAATATGTCGTTTACACGATGAAAATGTCTGCTGTCCGCAAGGAAAATGCGGAATTTCAGCAGCATTATCACGATGTGGAAGAAGAGCTGAATGATGTCCAGTCAGATCGGGCGATGACTCTGATTGAGAATCACATCCTGCGTGAGTTTGTCGCTCAGTCTGAATTTGATCAGACTATTGACCTGCTGTTAAAACGCTATGTACCATCCATCCGGGAAGGGCTGGGATTGTACTTGAACCGTGTGAACGGCGAATTCAAAGTACGTGACTCGCGGGGGATTACCAGGAATTCCAAAGCCGTTTTCGAGTTCGACGAGCGTCAGCTCAAACAATTAAAGACACAGAATGTAATCATCCTGCGTGGGCAGGAATTACGAAATTCAAAAATTTATCAATGCTTTGATGAGCAGGACAAGCCGCGGATTCACAAATTGTGTCTGCTCGCAGTTTACGATAAAAATACCATCTCCGGTGTATTCCTGACGACGAATCTCTACCCCGATGGGGTAGATGAACAGCAGCAGATTAAGCTGGCCAAGCGACTGCTGGTCTGCGTTTCACGGAACATTGTGAAGAATCAGGATTACGAATCGTATCGCTTTGAATTACGTGTCACCCGCGAGCAACTCGAATTGCGGGCTCTCGCCGACCAGCAGTTTAAAACTCCGGTAATCATGCTGGAAGAATTTCTGGATCGACTCCGACTGTTAACGAACTCGAGCAGAGCGAGTCTGTTTCTTTCCACACCCCACGATTTTTCAAACTGTAAGTCTATTGTGGATTGTGGCATGACCCTGCAGGCGGGAGTCAAAACCCGCTGGAAAGAGCATGAACTGACTCTCGTTCGACTCGGACTCAACTCCGGTGAGAATACATCACTGTCAGGTGAGCAGTTGGAGAATCATGGAGTTCGCTCGCTGATTGGGGCGGCACTGGTATCTCCCTTGATTACAAACCGGAAACGGATCGGGGCGATCTGTCTGACGAATCAGGAATGCCAGCCATTCGATGAAAGAGCGCTGCGTCTGATATCGTGGGCATCTCAGTTTCTCTCCAATACGCTGCTCAAAGTTCTCAATCATGCCAACATTGAAAAGCAGGCCCGACAGGATGGTTTGACTGGGCTGGTAAATCGGCGTTCGTTCGATGAATTGATCGACAATGCATTCGGACGGGCTCAGGCGGCTCAGTCCGCCTGTTCCCTGATCCTGATTGACCTCGATCATTTCAAGTCAATCAACGATACTTACGGGCATCAGGCGGGAGATGAGGTTCTACGACGGGTAGCCCGGATTCTACAGGACCGGATTAAAGAAATCCGTTCGTCGGACAATGTGATCGCGGCCCGCTACGGCGGTGAGGAACTCGCAATCCTGCTGCCCGAGATTGGCCTGGCGGGAGCTGAGCGAATTGCAGAGGTGATTCGCCATTCCATAGAAACGGCTGCCATCGAGTTCAATGATACTCGAATTCCTGTGACTGCCAGTCTGGGACTTTCAACCTACACTCCACAAGCCATGGAAAGTGTACAGACGCTGGTCGCTGCCGCCGATGGAGCGCTGTATCAGGCGAAATCGGATGGTCGAAATCGAGTTTGCAGCCTGACTTCCGCACCAGTCTGA
- a CDS encoding glycosyltransferase family 2 protein, producing MSDSISHQPGSRSERGRVIAVMPAYNAASTLERTVADIPAGSVDEIVLVDDCSSDNTVEVARQLGLTVIQHERNTGYGGNQKTCYRYALEAGADYVVMIHPDYQYDSRVIPVAVELIRLGICDVILGSRIRTRAETLEGGMPLYKYIANRFLTIIENIALGQNLGDFHSGFRAYSRAVLEKVPFEKNSDDFVFDSQFLAQSVRFGFKISDIPVPVRYFDEASSINFKRSAQYGLLTLNVMLQYWLHRLGIWKSELFKEKQPQLID from the coding sequence ATGTCTGATTCGATTTCCCATCAACCCGGTTCCCGCTCTGAACGAGGTCGGGTCATCGCTGTGATGCCAGCCTACAATGCAGCCAGTACGCTGGAACGAACCGTAGCCGATATCCCCGCAGGTTCTGTTGATGAGATCGTACTCGTGGATGACTGCAGTAGCGACAACACTGTCGAAGTCGCCAGGCAACTGGGGCTGACGGTCATTCAACATGAACGTAATACCGGCTATGGCGGAAATCAGAAAACCTGTTATCGCTATGCACTGGAAGCGGGCGCTGATTACGTAGTCATGATTCACCCGGATTATCAGTACGATAGTCGAGTGATCCCGGTTGCGGTTGAATTAATCCGACTGGGAATTTGCGACGTAATACTGGGCTCACGTATCAGAACCCGCGCAGAGACTCTGGAGGGGGGGATGCCTCTCTACAAGTACATTGCGAACCGGTTTCTGACAATCATCGAAAATATTGCCCTGGGACAGAACCTGGGAGACTTTCACAGCGGGTTTCGTGCTTACAGTCGCGCCGTGCTGGAAAAAGTCCCCTTTGAAAAAAACTCGGACGATTTTGTATTCGACAGCCAGTTCCTGGCGCAGTCGGTTCGGTTCGGCTTTAAGATCAGCGATATCCCGGTTCCCGTGCGGTATTTCGACGAAGCCTCCAGCATCAACTTCAAACGCAGCGCCCAGTATGGTCTGTTGACGCTCAACGTCATGCTGCAGTACTGGCTACACCGACTCGGGATCTGGAAGTCAGAACTGTTTAAAGAGAAACAGCCTCAGCTTATCGACTGA
- a CDS encoding leucine-rich repeat domain-containing protein: MNLYPHLTSVIVFCLVASPMISAGCAEEQPAEPEAQVTREDPPIPTAPPTPVVLTEEDIHERLKKDNPKYQNTAEFGKRQGKIISVNLFNMNVENISALKGLELEYLDLTNCPVSDLSPIKGMKLEQLFLEGTYVTDLRPLQGMPLQVLRMEHTPVSDIAPLEGMPLNQLNLFDTKVKDLSLINTLPLRTLWIPKTEISDISPLKGMLLESLDFEKTKVSDLTPLRGMQILRLNMTGSEVTDLTPLKGMPLQRLIFTPSKITKGIEVIRDSPTLQGIGTNFDNVKAAAEFWQDYDAGKFKKQE; the protein is encoded by the coding sequence ATGAACCTGTATCCTCACCTGACCAGCGTTATTGTATTTTGTCTTGTTGCCTCTCCGATGATCAGCGCCGGCTGCGCAGAGGAGCAACCTGCTGAGCCAGAGGCCCAGGTCACCAGGGAAGATCCTCCGATTCCCACCGCCCCACCTACTCCCGTCGTATTGACTGAAGAAGACATTCATGAGCGACTGAAGAAAGACAACCCCAAGTATCAGAACACAGCTGAATTTGGTAAACGCCAGGGAAAAATCATTTCGGTGAATCTGTTCAATATGAACGTCGAAAACATTTCGGCGCTCAAAGGTCTCGAACTGGAATATCTGGATCTGACCAACTGCCCGGTAAGTGACTTGAGTCCCATCAAAGGCATGAAACTGGAGCAACTCTTCCTGGAAGGAACCTATGTCACAGACCTGCGGCCCCTGCAGGGAATGCCGTTACAGGTTCTTCGCATGGAACACACGCCTGTCTCCGATATTGCACCTCTGGAGGGCATGCCGCTGAATCAGCTGAATCTGTTCGACACTAAAGTAAAAGACCTGAGTCTGATTAATACGCTTCCGCTGAGAACCCTCTGGATTCCCAAAACAGAGATCTCTGACATCAGCCCGCTGAAAGGGATGCTGCTGGAAAGCCTGGACTTTGAGAAAACCAAAGTTTCCGATCTGACCCCTTTGAGAGGGATGCAGATCCTGCGTTTGAATATGACGGGATCTGAAGTGACCGATTTAACTCCATTGAAAGGCATGCCTCTCCAACGTCTGATTTTCACCCCGTCGAAAATCACAAAAGGCATCGAAGTGATCAGGGACAGCCCTACTCTGCAGGGCATCGGCACAAACTTTGACAATGTGAAAGCAGCCGCTGAATTCTGGCAGGACTACGATGCCGGCAAATTCAAAAAGCAGGAATAG
- a CDS encoding mandelate racemase/muconate lactonizing enzyme family protein produces MKITDVRAIQPVGKNSPPDWRTSLGQILVAIDTDTGLTGYGVGGGGLAGIHVVKTVLRDLLLGQSPEDISRLWNEMYQSTLAFGRKGLAIMAISGVDLALWDLKGKAEKVPVVSLLGGQPGQQLPTYCTVWNTQDLESIDSHAGYKLHLGKVSNAGQQDEMIQAIETARTLIGPDPLLMVDAWMKWTVESTIAISRAIEPFQIDWIEEPLSPDDLAGYAQLSEESAVPIAGGEHEFTAAAFTQLIDQKLHTVLQPDVCWCGGLTELIKIYKMANRASLRVCPHRGAEIWALHAIAALDPHPLAETGRPWMTWVAGQPEIDGGLISVTDRPGWGLTFDEQSLELVY; encoded by the coding sequence ATGAAAATTACAGACGTTCGCGCAATACAACCCGTGGGAAAGAACTCTCCCCCCGACTGGCGTACCAGCCTGGGACAGATTCTGGTTGCCATCGATACCGACACTGGTCTCACAGGATATGGAGTCGGCGGCGGCGGACTGGCAGGGATTCACGTCGTCAAAACCGTCTTGCGTGACCTGCTCCTCGGTCAAAGCCCCGAAGATATCTCCCGGCTCTGGAATGAAATGTATCAGTCCACGCTGGCCTTCGGACGCAAAGGCCTGGCTATCATGGCCATCAGCGGCGTTGACCTGGCTTTATGGGACCTCAAGGGGAAAGCCGAGAAAGTACCCGTAGTTTCACTTCTGGGCGGCCAACCGGGTCAGCAGCTTCCCACTTATTGCACCGTCTGGAATACCCAGGATCTGGAGTCGATTGACTCCCACGCCGGCTATAAACTGCATCTGGGAAAAGTTTCCAATGCCGGCCAACAGGATGAAATGATCCAGGCTATTGAAACCGCCCGAACTCTGATCGGCCCCGATCCCCTGCTGATGGTAGATGCCTGGATGAAGTGGACGGTGGAATCAACCATTGCCATTTCCCGGGCGATCGAGCCTTTTCAAATCGACTGGATTGAAGAGCCGCTCTCTCCCGATGATCTGGCCGGTTATGCACAACTCAGCGAAGAGTCGGCCGTCCCCATTGCAGGAGGCGAACATGAATTCACAGCAGCAGCGTTTACTCAACTGATCGACCAGAAATTGCACACCGTTTTGCAACCCGATGTCTGCTGGTGTGGCGGTTTGACGGAATTGATCAAAATCTACAAGATGGCTAATCGTGCCAGCCTGCGTGTCTGTCCCCATCGCGGTGCGGAAATCTGGGCTCTGCATGCCATCGCAGCACTGGATCCTCACCCGTTAGCTGAAACTGGACGGCCCTGGATGACCTGGGTCGCTGGTCAGCCTGAAATCGACGGGGGGCTGATCTCTGTTACAGATCGACCCGGCTGGGGACTGACATTTGACGAACAGTCTCTTGAACTGGTTTACTGA
- a CDS encoding HEAT repeat domain-containing protein encodes MRQSRCSYEAFSVTEVPAARITGFFLLVAGLFFADSSLLFGQNEAPANPPEAKQQDDKALTEYKPLMTPEEAVNFRKTKLRDFDELLRGGKISSSADKKLIADGARYQLYLMTFKNDPNKPENATDLKKLRANILRDIQFSGRVSGNFQARELYLEELTKQAPDLFDNHRLVRFSAVVLLSELDLRDEDRRKKTKRTAYTLAYAPLLKVIESKTQPTEVKIVAANGLGRIGEMGDPSNALRVKIAEALIPQLKNSIQEHSWYQRSLVDALGSLGITDNLARQPVVVDALLDAMKNPKRTWGVRSAAAYNIGKLPLNSRSDIKLITYSIVDLTRKMVTEYNKNNNARFWKRCFWNVYLAFKPANQGSEEGLTQKKVNQTVVNDAYKQIIKPVATIVQPGNPPKIAADVTKSMDDWLKKNLPKNFRVAPVQVKPNNQQVAEGN; translated from the coding sequence GTGCGACAATCCAGATGCTCGTATGAGGCCTTTTCAGTAACTGAAGTGCCAGCCGCCAGAATTACTGGTTTCTTTCTGCTGGTTGCCGGATTATTCTTCGCAGACAGCTCCCTGCTGTTCGGTCAGAACGAGGCTCCAGCCAATCCACCTGAGGCAAAACAACAGGACGATAAAGCGCTCACTGAATACAAACCCCTGATGACGCCGGAAGAGGCCGTCAATTTTCGCAAGACCAAACTACGCGATTTTGATGAGCTCCTGCGGGGAGGAAAAATCAGCAGTAGTGCAGACAAGAAGCTGATTGCTGATGGTGCCCGTTACCAGCTGTACCTGATGACGTTTAAAAACGATCCCAACAAACCCGAAAATGCCACCGACCTGAAAAAGCTGCGTGCCAACATTCTGCGTGACATTCAATTTTCCGGTCGCGTCTCCGGTAACTTCCAGGCGCGTGAACTGTATCTGGAAGAATTAACCAAACAGGCTCCCGATCTGTTCGACAATCATCGCCTGGTCCGTTTCAGTGCAGTCGTGCTGCTCTCCGAACTGGACCTGCGAGATGAAGATCGCCGCAAGAAGACCAAACGGACCGCCTACACCCTGGCATACGCTCCGTTGCTGAAAGTCATCGAATCCAAAACACAACCGACTGAAGTCAAAATCGTCGCCGCCAATGGCCTGGGTCGCATCGGTGAGATGGGTGATCCCAGTAATGCTCTGCGTGTTAAAATTGCTGAAGCCCTGATTCCCCAACTCAAGAACTCGATTCAGGAACATTCCTGGTATCAGCGGAGCCTGGTCGATGCATTGGGATCCCTGGGAATTACCGACAACCTGGCGCGTCAGCCTGTTGTTGTCGATGCCTTACTGGACGCCATGAAAAACCCGAAGCGAACCTGGGGAGTCCGTTCTGCAGCCGCCTATAATATTGGTAAGCTGCCTCTCAATTCCCGTTCCGACATTAAATTAATTACGTACTCCATTGTGGATCTGACCCGCAAAATGGTAACGGAGTACAATAAGAATAATAATGCCCGGTTCTGGAAACGCTGTTTCTGGAATGTCTACCTGGCATTCAAACCGGCCAATCAGGGTTCTGAAGAGGGTTTGACACAGAAAAAAGTCAACCAGACAGTCGTCAACGATGCTTACAAGCAGATCATCAAACCGGTGGCGACCATTGTTCAGCCCGGCAATCCTCCCAAAATCGCCGCGGATGTCACCAAGTCGATGGATGACTGGCTGAAAAAGAACCTGCCTAAAAACTTCCGGGTCGCTCCCGTTCAGGTCAAACCCAATAATCAGCAGGTTGCAGAAGGTAATTAA
- a CDS encoding histone deacetylase family protein: MTVFYQSKTFLQHETGSHPESPQRLQAVMEEVAAKKIAGLTVENDPTVKIGQEIERVHSTDYLKSVQQFCADGGGRIETDTVVCPRSFEVAQYAAGCAIKAVDQVLLGKTKRIFCAVRPPGHHALSKQAMGFCLINNVAVAAKHAVVQHKLNRVLIVDWDVHHGNGTQDLFYEEDQVYFFSAHRHPFYPGTGMGDETGTGKGLGTIWNLPLAFGISRDEYFKLFERMLLQAAEKCQPELVLISAGFDAHKEDPIGSLGLETEDFGRLTRLVAGVANQYCKGRIVSLLEGGYNPQRLAESVVCHLQELGAA, translated from the coding sequence ATGACCGTTTTTTACCAGAGCAAAACCTTTCTGCAGCACGAAACCGGATCTCACCCCGAAAGCCCTCAACGCTTACAGGCCGTGATGGAAGAAGTGGCAGCGAAAAAGATTGCCGGCCTGACAGTGGAGAACGATCCGACGGTCAAAATCGGACAGGAGATTGAACGCGTCCATTCCACCGACTATCTGAAATCAGTGCAGCAGTTTTGCGCGGATGGTGGCGGGCGGATTGAGACCGATACGGTCGTCTGTCCCCGGTCTTTCGAAGTCGCCCAGTATGCAGCCGGCTGTGCTATCAAGGCTGTGGATCAGGTATTACTGGGGAAAACGAAACGGATCTTCTGTGCAGTGCGGCCGCCGGGGCATCATGCACTCTCTAAGCAGGCGATGGGGTTCTGCCTGATCAACAATGTGGCTGTAGCTGCGAAACATGCAGTCGTTCAACACAAGCTGAACCGGGTGCTGATTGTGGACTGGGATGTACATCACGGCAACGGCACCCAGGATCTCTTTTACGAAGAAGACCAGGTCTATTTCTTTTCCGCGCACCGTCATCCCTTCTACCCTGGAACCGGAATGGGGGATGAAACGGGAACAGGGAAAGGGCTGGGGACAATCTGGAATCTGCCACTGGCCTTTGGCATCTCTCGTGATGAGTACTTCAAACTGTTTGAACGGATGCTGTTACAGGCCGCCGAGAAATGTCAGCCGGAACTGGTGCTGATCAGTGCCGGCTTTGATGCTCATAAAGAGGATCCGATCGGCTCTTTGGGGCTGGAGACGGAAGACTTTGGCCGCTTAACCAGACTCGTGGCTGGCGTGGCGAATCAATATTGTAAAGGCCGTATCGTCAGCCTGCTGGAAGGAGGCTACAACCCTCAGAGACTGGCAGAGTCTGTGGTCTGCCATCTGCAGGAGCTGGGGGCTGCCTGA
- a CDS encoding prenyltransferase/squalene oxidase repeat-containing protein, protein MHKTLIGILFSVWLTLCGADSTFAKNRDPKYQKAVSNALEYLAREQRRQGYWEANGGQYRVAMTALAGNALLAEGSTTTRGKYARNIQNAVDYLLEMSQPNGLIGYKNDYHYTYGHGYSMVFLSQVYGEEEDALRREELKKVLIKAVEFCASAQTTRGGWGYVSAKDGNDFDEGSTCITQVQGLRACRNAGIPVDKKIIDRAKKYISDCTTQEGGVQYSIRGGGARPAITAAACAALFNAGEYDSDHLKNMLDYCKKNVWPGGNANRYFGHWHYAHFYYAQVMYRGENKDWDKYIKDIGQQILRKQSASGAWMEGHVGPVYTTAINATILQLDNGYLPIYQK, encoded by the coding sequence ATGCACAAAACTCTGATCGGAATCCTTTTCTCAGTCTGGTTGACACTGTGTGGAGCGGACTCCACCTTCGCCAAGAACCGCGATCCCAAGTACCAGAAGGCCGTTTCGAACGCACTGGAATACCTGGCTCGGGAACAACGTCGACAGGGCTACTGGGAAGCCAATGGGGGCCAGTACCGGGTCGCGATGACGGCACTCGCCGGTAATGCCCTGCTGGCCGAAGGCTCGACGACAACACGTGGGAAGTACGCCCGCAACATTCAGAATGCCGTCGATTACCTGCTGGAAATGAGCCAGCCGAACGGGCTGATCGGGTACAAGAACGATTACCATTACACCTATGGCCACGGCTATTCGATGGTCTTTCTTTCCCAGGTTTATGGTGAGGAAGAGGATGCCCTGCGTCGGGAAGAACTCAAAAAGGTCCTCATCAAAGCGGTGGAGTTTTGCGCCAGCGCTCAGACCACCCGTGGAGGCTGGGGCTATGTCTCCGCCAAAGATGGGAACGACTTCGATGAAGGTTCGACCTGCATCACCCAGGTTCAAGGCTTACGCGCCTGCCGTAACGCGGGCATACCGGTCGACAAAAAAATCATTGACCGGGCCAAAAAGTACATCTCTGATTGTACGACTCAGGAGGGTGGTGTGCAGTACAGCATCCGTGGGGGCGGTGCCCGTCCCGCGATCACCGCCGCTGCCTGTGCCGCTTTATTCAATGCCGGAGAATACGACTCCGATCACCTGAAAAACATGCTGGATTACTGTAAGAAAAATGTCTGGCCCGGCGGAAACGCGAACCGGTATTTTGGGCACTGGCATTACGCCCACTTTTACTATGCCCAGGTCATGTACCGTGGAGAAAACAAGGATTGGGACAAGTACATCAAGGATATTGGTCAGCAGATCCTGCGCAAGCAGTCGGCTTCCGGTGCCTGGATGGAAGGGCATGTAGGGCCCGTCTATACCACCGCCATCAATGCCACGATTCTTCAACTCGATAATGGTTACCTGCCCATTTATCAGAAGTAG
- a CDS encoding 2Fe-2S iron-sulfur cluster-binding protein — MPKLTVENVGEFDVEPGKRLVLALTDDAQIDQLHACGGAGRCTTCRVEFIEGEPDKMTVAEKNTLEAREVTGCRLSCQILCDHDMTVRAISRLEGSGRADAGNRPNDEIEPQPVEWVEK, encoded by the coding sequence ATGCCAAAACTGACAGTAGAAAATGTAGGAGAATTCGATGTGGAACCAGGCAAGCGACTGGTTTTAGCCCTGACGGACGATGCCCAGATCGATCAATTACATGCCTGCGGTGGGGCGGGACGCTGTACGACATGTCGGGTTGAGTTCATCGAAGGTGAACCAGACAAAATGACGGTCGCTGAGAAAAACACCCTGGAAGCCCGCGAAGTGACCGGTTGCCGCCTGAGCTGTCAGATCCTCTGCGATCATGATATGACCGTCCGGGCCATCAGTCGTCTGGAAGGCAGCGGCCGTGCCGATGCCGGCAACCGCCCCAATGATGAGATTGAACCTCAACCTGTTGAATGGGTTGAAAAATAA
- a CDS encoding universal stress protein codes for MIDLKKILVPTDFSEFGQHALLYGCELAKRFGAELHLLNVVQDAVAMFPEPNMMGTSMNDLVADMQSLAEKQLEEMPGLPGSEDLNVVRKVCVGPAFLEIIRYAKEQEIDLIVIGTHGRTGLKHMLLGSVAEKVVRKAPCPVLTVSHPEHEFVMPT; via the coding sequence ATGATCGATCTAAAAAAAATTCTTGTTCCCACTGACTTCAGTGAATTCGGGCAGCACGCTCTGCTCTATGGATGTGAATTAGCCAAACGTTTTGGAGCCGAATTACACTTGCTGAACGTAGTACAGGATGCGGTTGCCATGTTTCCGGAACCCAATATGATGGGGACCTCCATGAATGACCTGGTGGCTGATATGCAGAGCCTGGCAGAAAAGCAGCTGGAAGAGATGCCGGGGCTTCCCGGATCAGAGGATCTCAATGTCGTCCGCAAGGTCTGTGTGGGACCAGCCTTTCTGGAGATCATCAGGTATGCCAAAGAGCAGGAAATCGATCTGATTGTGATCGGCACCCACGGGCGCACCGGCCTCAAGCATATGCTGCTGGGAAGCGTCGCAGAGAAAGTGGTCCGCAAAGCCCCCTGCCCGGTACTGACGGTTTCCCACCCGGAACACGAATTTGTGATGCCAACCTAG